The following are encoded together in the Adhaeribacter arboris genome:
- a CDS encoding methionine aminotransferase, with amino-acid sequence MILPSKLPQIGTSIFTVMSQLAQQHGAINLSQGFPDFNCPPELTDLVSYYLKQGYNQYAPMAGVLKLREQISSKTEKMYGFSPNPDTEITITSGATEALYAALAAILRSGDEVIVLEPAYDSYVPAILLNGGKPVFVPLQVPSFKIDWQLVKAAITTRTRAILLNSPHNPSGAILSASDLTTLAELVGDTNIVIISDEVYEHMVFDSQPHLSLLTQPELAGRSFVISSFGKTYHATGWKVAYCVAPPTFTTEFRKVHQYLTFSTVTPIQYALADFLDNQEHYLTLPAFYQAKRDLFHHLLQDSGFTLKPSAGTYFQLVSYENITQESDLEFARRLTTEVGVAAIPISVFYHQQTDHGLLRFCFAKNEDTLQAAAEKLCRL; translated from the coding sequence ATGATACTTCCTTCAAAATTACCCCAGATTGGCACCAGCATTTTTACGGTAATGTCGCAGTTGGCGCAGCAACACGGCGCTATTAATCTCTCGCAGGGCTTTCCTGATTTTAATTGTCCGCCGGAACTCACCGATTTGGTAAGCTACTACTTGAAACAAGGCTATAATCAATATGCTCCCATGGCTGGAGTTTTAAAATTACGCGAACAGATAAGTAGTAAAACCGAAAAAATGTACGGGTTTTCGCCGAACCCGGATACCGAAATAACCATTACCTCGGGCGCTACCGAAGCCTTATACGCTGCTCTGGCAGCTATTTTACGTTCCGGCGACGAAGTAATTGTACTCGAACCGGCTTACGATTCGTACGTACCGGCTATTTTGCTCAACGGTGGCAAACCCGTTTTTGTACCGCTGCAAGTGCCTTCTTTTAAAATAGATTGGCAATTAGTAAAAGCTGCGATTACGACCCGCACCCGGGCCATTTTACTTAACTCGCCGCATAATCCATCGGGAGCCATTTTAAGCGCTTCGGATTTAACAACTCTGGCCGAGTTGGTAGGTGATACAAATATTGTAATTATCAGCGACGAAGTGTACGAGCACATGGTTTTTGATAGTCAGCCGCACTTAAGTTTGCTCACCCAGCCTGAACTGGCAGGCCGCAGCTTTGTTATTTCTTCGTTCGGCAAAACCTACCATGCTACCGGCTGGAAAGTAGCCTATTGCGTGGCTCCGCCAACCTTCACCACCGAGTTCCGGAAGGTACACCAGTATCTTACTTTTAGCACGGTTACTCCTATTCAATACGCCCTCGCCGATTTTCTGGATAATCAGGAACATTACCTTACTTTACCGGCATTTTACCAGGCTAAACGCGATTTATTTCATCACTTACTACAAGATTCCGGTTTTACTTTAAAGCCTTCGGCGGGGACGTATTTTCAGTTGGTTAGCTACGAAAATATTACTCAGGAAAGTGACCTAGAATTTGCCCGTAGGTTAACTACTGAAGTAGGTGTAGCCGCTATTCCCATTTCGGTGTTTTACCACCAGCAAACCGACCACGGTTTGCTTCGGTTTTGTTTTGCTAAAAATGAAGACACGCTCCAAGCCGCCGCGGAAAAACTATGTCGCTTATAA
- a CDS encoding amidohydrolase, which produces MQDLTITLIQTPLYWHERTLNLEMLAHKIEEISSPTDLIILPEMFTTGFSMQAPELAETMYGPTFLWLQNMAATAKAVITGSFIIKEEQHYYNRLIWMQPDGTYSYYDKKHLFRMAGEMQVYAAGTRKVIVNLKGWNICPLICYDLRFPVWSRNVQNEYDLLLYVANWPAKRDIAWKTVLPARAIENVAYVAGVNRVGEDGNGHLYNGDSMVVNFKGDILFSAESDESTRTITLSRQELAEFRQSFPAYLDADAFTIL; this is translated from the coding sequence ATGCAGGATCTTACGATCACGTTAATTCAAACGCCCCTTTACTGGCACGAGCGGACCCTGAATCTGGAAATGCTGGCGCATAAAATAGAAGAAATTTCTTCCCCTACGGATTTAATAATTTTGCCGGAAATGTTTACCACTGGTTTTAGCATGCAGGCGCCGGAACTGGCCGAAACTATGTACGGACCAACTTTTCTCTGGCTGCAAAATATGGCGGCAACGGCTAAAGCCGTAATTACCGGCAGTTTCATTATAAAAGAAGAACAGCATTATTATAATCGTTTAATCTGGATGCAGCCCGATGGTACTTACTCTTATTACGACAAAAAACACTTATTTAGAATGGCCGGTGAAATGCAGGTATATGCTGCCGGAACGCGTAAAGTAATCGTTAACTTAAAAGGCTGGAATATTTGTCCTCTGATTTGTTATGACCTGCGCTTTCCGGTTTGGAGCCGTAACGTGCAAAACGAATACGATTTACTGCTCTACGTAGCGAACTGGCCGGCGAAACGAGATATTGCCTGGAAAACAGTATTGCCCGCCCGCGCCATTGAGAACGTTGCCTACGTAGCTGGGGTAAACCGCGTGGGTGAAGATGGCAACGGCCATTTATACAACGGAGATTCGATGGTCGTTAATTTTAAAGGCGATATTTTATTTTCGGCAGAAAGTGATGAAAGTACTCGAACTATTACCCTTAGCCGCCAGGAATTAGCAGAATTTAGGCAAAGTTTTCCAGCTTATTTGGATGCGGATGCTTTTACGATATTGTAA